CAATTACATAACAGCTGCTCAACAACAACAGGTTCTCTCCACTAATTTACAAGCACATCTCGCCAAACCAGAAAAACGTGCGTACGCAGAGCACCCATTCCTCATGATGGAAATAGAAGAACGTACAGCTGAGGTTCTGTTGGACCAAAAGCTATTAAAAGACGGTCGTGATAAATCACAAATTGGCCGTAATGAATATCGTCAGCTTCTAGAGGAACAACGACGTCAGATTCTACAAAAGGGCTATCATGTGTACACGACTGTGCACAAAGAAATCAATACCGCCATGGAAAAGATCGCTGCCAATCCAAAAAACTTTGGTAGTAATCGTACATATTATGTAACACGTGGTGGAAAAAAGGAAAAGATCGAAAACGCCCTAGAAGAAGTAGGCGCTACGCTCATTGACAACAAGACAGGTGCCATAATCGGCATGATGGGTGGGCGTGACTTTAATGTTGAACAAACCAATCACGCAACCGCACCACGACAGCCTGGTTCAGCTATGAAACCAATTGCCGCATATGCGCCGGCACTTGAGCTGGGTCTCTTACAGCCTGGTAGCCCGATTGACGATTCACCTGTACTATTGGCAGATGGCAGCAAAGGTACTCACTTGCCACTTAACTGGGATCGTAAATACCATGGGATGATGAGTGCTCGTGAAGCTCTGCGTCAATCCTGGAACGTACCAGCTATTAAAACGTATTTGAAAGTCGGAATTCCGACCGCCTTAGACTATGTGAAAAAAATGGGTGTCACCACACTGGTCGATAGTGATAATTATGCGGCTACCGGAGTTATCGGTGGGCTAGCGTATGGTCTCAACAGTGAAGAAATTACCAATGCATTTTCTACGTTTGCTAACGATGGAAACTTTGTAGATGCCTACATGATTCAAAAAATCGTGGATAGCCGTGGAAATACTGTTTATGAGCACAATGTCTCACCTGTTAAGGTATTTAGTCCACAGACCGCCTACCTGATGACAGACATGATGCGTACTGTCGTTAACTCTGGTACAGGTGCTTCTGTACAACGATATGTACCAAAAGGTGTAGATATTGCCGGAAAAACGGGAACTACCAACGATTCCTTCGATCTTTGGTTCGTAGGCTACACACCGGATGTTACCCTTGGTGTATGGACAGGCTATGATGTTCCAACTACCATTCCTGGTTCGGCACAACGCCGACCAATGGAAATTTGGGGCAAGGTGATGACAGAGATCTTTAAAATTGATCCAAAAGTGGCCGATAAATCAGCGAAGTTCAATAAACCAAGCGGTATTGTCAGCGCAACAATTGATAGTAAGTCCGGCTTATTACCAAGTGAGCTATCTAAACAAACCGGCCACGTTATTACCGATTTGTTTAATCAAAGATTCGTACCAACCAAAGTGGACGATTCTCATCAAAAAGTCCGTGTCGTTCAAGTCGGTGAAGTTCTCTATCTAGCTCAGGAAAATACACCAGATGATTTTGTTACAGAGGGCGTCTTCTTTAAGAGTCCAGAGCCTCTTCCATCCTCTGATCAAATTTCCGCAAAAAATAGCAAGGTTGGCACCAAACCGGCGGATTGGGCAGAGCGGATGCCAGAAAAAGAAGATCCACGTGTAGCAGTGGATGGTACACCTTCCGCTCCAGCAGGCGTTACTACTGCTCGATCAGGTAGTGGCACTACCCTTACATGGAATGCCAGCCCAGAGGAAGATGTACTTGGCTATCGTATCTATCGCGCAAGTGTAAACGGCGGATTTGAAAAAATCGCAACCGTTAAAGACCCAAAAACAACAAGCTATACGGATACTGGCCGTAATGACCATGGTTATTATGTGACAGCTGTTGACCTCTCAGGCAACGAGTCCCAAGCTTCTTCTACGTCAGGTGGTGTGGACGGAAACATAGTTATCCCAGGTGATAGTAATCCACCTGTACAGCCAAACCCTGACCACAATCAACCAGGCACTGAAGTGGACCCTATTGTTCCACCTGATAACGGTCAAACTACACAACCACCAGTAGCTACAAGCGCACCTAGTAAAATTCAAGGTGTTAGTGCTTCTAAAACCGCAGATGGAATTAAAGTTAGCTGGAAAAAAGCGCCAGAAAAAGATCACATTACTGCATACAACGTTTACTATGCTATGAATGGCACAACCAACTATCAATTGATGGATTCAGTAGCCGAAACAAGCTTTGTATTAACTACAAACGAACCTGGAGGTAGTTTTTACATCACTGCAGTTAATACCTATGGTGAATCTGCTCCCTCAGCTCATGCAAAAGTAAAATAAATAACCATCTAAAGACTGTTGGGGTATCCCCCCAGCAGTCTTTTTTCCATCCATGACAGATTCTTGAATTTTCAAAAAGATAAGACTCCTTTTGTATGGAATAAGATATACTAAGCATGAAGATTCGTGGGAAGCGATGGTGAGGCCTAGTGATTCATAGGAAAACATTTTATCAAAAAGAAGTATGGGTTAATAATAACCAAATTATAATTGAAGGCCCAGTTTGCTCTAAAGACTTGGCTAATATGGAATTTGATGAAGGCTTAAAAGCATTTCGCTCTCCCAAACAACAACACGAAGCTCTAGTTGAAATTGCTGACCTACCCGAAGGACGAATTATTGTGGCACGCCATGAAAATGCAGTCTTGGCTTACGTCACCTTCCTACATCCTGACCCACTGGAGCGTTGGTCCATGATTAAAATGGATGATTTACTTGAGCTAGGAGCTATTGAGGTAAGCTCAAAGATACGTAAGGGTGGTATAGCAAAACAGATGCTAGAAGTGGCTCTTATGGACGATGCATTGGAAGATTACATTATTTTATCAACCGAGTACTATTGGCATTGGGATTTACAAGGAACAGGATTAAGTGTCTGGGACTATCGCAAAGTGATGGAGAAATTGATGGGGAGTGTTGGTATGATGTGGATGGCCACCGATGATCCCGAAATTTGCTCGCATCCAGCAAACTGTCTAATGACTCGAATCGGTAAACGAGTTCCTCTTGAAAGTATGACTACCTTTGACAGCATGCGTTTTCAATCACGTTATATGTATTAAGAATTTATACTCTTGATTGAAAGGAGTTTGTCTATGCGTTTAGAAGATTTTATGCGCAAACAGGTAGTCACAGCTACCGCAACCACAAGTATACGCGAAGCATTAGCCCTCTTAAAGCAAAATCGCATTCGCCATCTACCAGTCCTAGATAATCAAATTCTTGTCGGAATCGTCTCCGACCGAGACCTACGTGATGCACTCCCCTCTTCTCTATACGCCAGATCCGATGACCATATTATCATGACCAAACCAGTACAAGAGATTATGAATACAGAGGTTATAACCGCTCACCCTCTTGATTTTCTTGAGGAGGCTGCCAAAACCATGTACGAGTACAAAGTGGGGTCATTGCCAGTGCTCGAAGAAAACAAATTAGTTGGCATTGTTACAGAATCTGATATTTTATATAAAATGATTGAACTGTTTGGTGTAAACAAAGCAAGCTCTCAGATAGAAATAGAAGTAGAAGATCGCTACGGTGTGTTAGCGGAGGTAAGTCAGGTTATTCGTGAATCTAAAGTAAATGTGAGCAGTGTTATTGTATTTCCCTCAGCCACAGAAGGTAAAAAAATTCTGGTTTTTCGAGTGACAACCATGGATACTCGCACGGTGACAAGCATGTTACGTGACAAAGGCTTTCATGTACTCGACCCGATCAGGGGGGAATTCCTACGTGACTAGTACCCCCCGTCTAATCTATTCAGCTGACTATACCAAATATTTTTTTCATGAGGAACATCCCTTTAATCAAAGACGTCTATTACTCACATATGACCTCATGCAAGCTTATGGATTACTAACTTCAGAAAATATTATGGCTCCACGCCATGCCACCGACGAAGAATTACTGCTCGTACATGATCCACGATACCTAGAGATAGTGAAGCGACAGGGTACCCAACAAGAAGAATTACCGCTTGCACCAAGCTATGGCTTAGGTACCGAAGATGTCCCCATATTTGAAAATATGCATGAAGCCACATCTCTTATTGTGGGAGGAACTATCTCGGCAGTCGATATCGTGATGAATGGACAGGCGGAACACTCCTTTAATCCTGCTGGTGGGTTGCATCATGCCTTTCGTGGGAAAGCATCCGGCTTCTGTATTTACAACGATTGCTCTGTAGCAATCGCATACATACGCAAACATTGGAATGCCCGCGTCTTGTATATTGATACAGATGCCCATCATGGTGACGGCGTTCAATGGGCCTTTTATGACGACCCCAATGTCATGACGATCTCCCTGCATGAGACAGGAAAATATCTTTTTCCAGGTACAGGAAATGTAACGGAGCGTGGAGATGGCCAAGGCTTTGGTTATTGTGTAAATGTACCACTTGATGCTTTCACCGAAGATGACTCTTTCCTAGAAATTTACGAAGCCCTCCTCCCTAGAATCGCACATGGTTTTCAACCTGATATTATCATTACTCAAAATGGTTGCGATGCCCACAACTACGATCCCCTCACACATTTGAGTTGCTCTATGCGTATCTATCAGCACATCCCCCGACTTGCCCATAAACTAGCTCATGAGTTATGTCAAGGAAGATGGGTAGCCGTTGGCGGTGGAGGCTATGATATTTGGCGTGTTGTTCCTCGTGCTTGGACTCTACTATGGAGCGAGATGACAGATCAATGGCTATCAGACGGTCCACTTCCCACTGAATGGTTACAAAAATGGCTGCCGTACAGCCCCTTGGAGTTACCTACCTGTTTGTTTGATGATGTGAGTACTTTCATGACGATTCCAAGGCGTGGTGAAATTAGCGAAAAAAATCGTCTATCTTTGGGAAAAGCAATCTTGCATGCTCCTCATCGGTGACTTACTATCTTAACTTTCCTATTTTTCTCTAAAATTCAATCTCTTTAAGAGGAAAGATTTTTACGTATCCTTTCTAAAAAATAGGAAGAGGTATGCAGATACCGCATACCTCTTCTCTTACCATATCGATAGCACCTACACTATTACACTACTAAACGGATAGTATTGCCAAACGGATCTTTCGTAATCATTATCCCGTTTTCTCCTTTGATGGATGCCCCGAAACTTTTCACCTGCTGAACCATTCTTTCTCTCGATTCCTCGTCAGGTAATACCAGCGTATAAGATTGTAATCCAACGCTATTCGGACTTGGCGCAGATGCTCCAGCGCTTACCCATGTATTCAAACCGATATGATGATGGTATTTTCCTGTTGATATAAAGAGTGCCTGGCTCCCATATCTAGATACGACTTCAAACCCAAGCCCCTGTGTATAAAATTCCTCTGCCTGCTGTAAATTCGCTACCTGTAAATGGATATGTCCCATGATCGTACCACTTGGTAGTCCTTTCCAGTTTTCTTCTTTATTCTCTTGCAAAAGACCTTCGATATCCAAGGGTTCTGTGCTCATTCCTACAGAGTCGCCCTCCCAAACCCATGTTTCAGATGGTCGATCTACATAAATTTCAATTCCATTCCCATCAGGGTCTGCTAAATAAACGGCCTCACTAACAAGATGATCAGAAGCTCCCTGTAACGGATAGCCTTCTTGAAGAAGATGTAACAGAGTATTAGCCAAATCAGCACGGCTAGGAACTAAGAGTGCGAAATGATATAATCCTGTCTTCCATGGTTCTTTCGGTGCTACATTATCTGGCTGCTCAATTGTTACCAGTGGTGTTTTTCCATTAGCAGTAAAAACTACTTTTGTTTCCGTACGATCGAGAATCTGAAATCCCAACATATCTTTGTAAAATGCTATAGAACGCTCTATATTTTCGATGATAAGATGAACCTGACTTACAAATGTATATGGATAGCCATGGAAATTCATTCTTTCCAACCCCTTTTGCTCATATATGATCTTACATTTTTTATTATTAATTAAAAGTAAGTTGATTACTTATTGTAAGTATACAGAATAACAAAGTTCTTGTCAATTTATTATCTATCGTAACGTACCAAGAGGGATTCTCCCACTCCGATCGGAAAGGAAAAACGGATTCGTACGATGCATGAAGCATACGATACAAATCCGCTTTTGTAATGTAAGCGATCCTTACTAGTAAGTATGAATGAATCTGCTTATTTTTATGTTATTTTGATTTCCCTAACATTTGTAAAATACCATCAGGCTGGTAGCCTTTTACTGCTTTTCCATTCACTACAGTAACAGGAACCCCCATAAATCCGAATGCCTCTACTTCTTCCTGATACTGACTACTGCTCATGACATCTCTTACTTCATAAGAAACTGACTTCTCATCTAGCATTTTTTTAACCATATCGCACTCAATGCAGCCTTTTGTGGAATAAACAATTGCCGTTGATTGACTCATTCTTATTAAGCCCCCTCTTTTTCCATAGTATGAAGCATATTACTTACCATTTGATAGGAACGCTTGGAAGCGAGTTGCGTAAATTCAAGGAAATTAACTTGTGCAGAACCATCTGCACAATCA
This is a stretch of genomic DNA from Brevibacillus laterosporus DSM 25. It encodes these proteins:
- a CDS encoding penicillin-binding protein 1A, producing MQNKDASAKRPRRKIGQRGRKKHPVQAVLAFCFLLGFMGLFLVGGVATGYIAALVKDEPVRSKEEIQELLFSKFQTGFAYYQDGSLIGQLRAKGEDRRMVKISEISPALINAIIATEDKYFYEHSGIVVQSTLRGTIQELTKQSVVTGGSTLTQQLIKRTILSPEVSHKRKAKEILHAIRIERMFSKNQILEAYMNDVYFGKDANGSNIYGVQAAAKGIFGKDASNLDLAEASYLAGLPQSPMAYSPFNKEGYRRGLERQKMVLERMRENNYITAAQQQQVLSTNLQAHLAKPEKRAYAEHPFLMMEIEERTAEVLLDQKLLKDGRDKSQIGRNEYRQLLEEQRRQILQKGYHVYTTVHKEINTAMEKIAANPKNFGSNRTYYVTRGGKKEKIENALEEVGATLIDNKTGAIIGMMGGRDFNVEQTNHATAPRQPGSAMKPIAAYAPALELGLLQPGSPIDDSPVLLADGSKGTHLPLNWDRKYHGMMSAREALRQSWNVPAIKTYLKVGIPTALDYVKKMGVTTLVDSDNYAATGVIGGLAYGLNSEEITNAFSTFANDGNFVDAYMIQKIVDSRGNTVYEHNVSPVKVFSPQTAYLMTDMMRTVVNSGTGASVQRYVPKGVDIAGKTGTTNDSFDLWFVGYTPDVTLGVWTGYDVPTTIPGSAQRRPMEIWGKVMTEIFKIDPKVADKSAKFNKPSGIVSATIDSKSGLLPSELSKQTGHVITDLFNQRFVPTKVDDSHQKVRVVQVGEVLYLAQENTPDDFVTEGVFFKSPEPLPSSDQISAKNSKVGTKPADWAERMPEKEDPRVAVDGTPSAPAGVTTARSGSGTTLTWNASPEEDVLGYRIYRASVNGGFEKIATVKDPKTTSYTDTGRNDHGYYVTAVDLSGNESQASSTSGGVDGNIVIPGDSNPPVQPNPDHNQPGTEVDPIVPPDNGQTTQPPVATSAPSKIQGVSASKTADGIKVSWKKAPEKDHITAYNVYYAMNGTTNYQLMDSVAETSFVLTTNEPGGSFYITAVNTYGESAPSAHAKVK
- a CDS encoding GNAT family N-acetyltransferase, encoding MIHRKTFYQKEVWVNNNQIIIEGPVCSKDLANMEFDEGLKAFRSPKQQHEALVEIADLPEGRIIVARHENAVLAYVTFLHPDPLERWSMIKMDDLLELGAIEVSSKIRKGGIAKQMLEVALMDDALEDYIILSTEYYWHWDLQGTGLSVWDYRKVMEKLMGSVGMMWMATDDPEICSHPANCLMTRIGKRVPLESMTTFDSMRFQSRYMY
- a CDS encoding CBS and ACT domain-containing protein, producing the protein MRLEDFMRKQVVTATATTSIREALALLKQNRIRHLPVLDNQILVGIVSDRDLRDALPSSLYARSDDHIIMTKPVQEIMNTEVITAHPLDFLEEAAKTMYEYKVGSLPVLEENKLVGIVTESDILYKMIELFGVNKASSQIEIEVEDRYGVLAEVSQVIRESKVNVSSVIVFPSATEGKKILVFRVTTMDTRTVTSMLRDKGFHVLDPIRGEFLRD
- a CDS encoding acetoin utilization protein AcuC; the encoded protein is MYSTRSGGNSYVTSTPRLIYSADYTKYFFHEEHPFNQRRLLLTYDLMQAYGLLTSENIMAPRHATDEELLLVHDPRYLEIVKRQGTQQEELPLAPSYGLGTEDVPIFENMHEATSLIVGGTISAVDIVMNGQAEHSFNPAGGLHHAFRGKASGFCIYNDCSVAIAYIRKHWNARVLYIDTDAHHGDGVQWAFYDDPNVMTISLHETGKYLFPGTGNVTERGDGQGFGYCVNVPLDAFTEDDSFLEIYEALLPRIAHGFQPDIIITQNGCDAHNYDPLTHLSCSMRIYQHIPRLAHKLAHELCQGRWVAVGGGGYDIWRVVPRAWTLLWSEMTDQWLSDGPLPTEWLQKWLPYSPLELPTCLFDDVSTFMTIPRRGEISEKNRLSLGKAILHAPHR
- a CDS encoding VOC family protein; translated protein: MNFHGYPYTFVSQVHLIIENIERSIAFYKDMLGFQILDRTETKVVFTANGKTPLVTIEQPDNVAPKEPWKTGLYHFALLVPSRADLANTLLHLLQEGYPLQGASDHLVSEAVYLADPDGNGIEIYVDRPSETWVWEGDSVGMSTEPLDIEGLLQENKEENWKGLPSGTIMGHIHLQVANLQQAEEFYTQGLGFEVVSRYGSQALFISTGKYHHHIGLNTWVSAGASAPSPNSVGLQSYTLVLPDEESRERMVQQVKSFGASIKGENGIMITKDPFGNTIRLVV
- a CDS encoding glutaredoxin family protein, which encodes MSQSTAIVYSTKGCIECDMVKKMLDEKSVSYEVRDVMSSSQYQEEVEAFGFMGVPVTVVNGKAVKGYQPDGILQMLGKSK